Proteins encoded by one window of Torulaspora delbrueckii CBS 1146 chromosome 2, complete genome:
- the PCC1 gene encoding chromatin DNA-binding EKC/KEOPS complex subunit PCC1 (similar to Saccharomyces cerevisiae PCC1 (YKR095W-A); ancestral locus Anc_5.705), producing the protein MSLNHSLKLEIPFQTAAQANIAKQVLLPDPILKPQDFQVDYTTTDNVLVVGFQSIDDRVLRVGVSSVIDSIKTIVETIDELGPETKELQSL; encoded by the exons ATGAGCCTCAACCATTCATT AAAGCTTGAGATTCCATTTCAAACCGCAGCGCAGGCGAATATCGCTAAACAAGTGCTACTACCTGATCCCATACTGAAACCACAAGACTTCCAAGTAGATTACACAACTACTGATAATGTTCTCGTTGTCGGTTTCCAAAGTATAGACGATCGAGTGCTGCGAGTCGGCGTAAGCAGCGTCATAGACAGCATAAAGACTATAGTAGAGACCATCGATGAACTGGGGCCAGAAACGAAAGAGCTGCAGAGCTTATAG
- the PCK1 gene encoding phosphoenolpyruvate carboxykinase PCK1 (similar to Saccharomyces cerevisiae PCK1 (YKR097W); ancestral locus Anc_5.708): MSPSKMNRSVTDVSEVEQKIRDELSLSNEVITIRRNAPAAILYEDALNEKKTTIASSGALIAYSGDKTGRSPKDKRIIEEETSKDNIWWGPVNKPLPEKTWSINRERAADYLRTRTHLYIVDAFAGWDPRYRIKVRVVCARAYHALFMTNMLIRPTDEELAHFGEPDFTVWNAGQFPANYHTQGMSSKTTVEINFKAMEMIILGTEYAGEMKKGIFTVMFYLMPVHHNVLTLHSSANQGIQKNDVTLFFGLSGTGKTTLSADPHRKLIGDDEHCWSDHGVFNIEGGCYAKCIGLTAEKEPEIYNAIKFGSILENVVYDPKTRDVDYEDSSITENTRCAYPIEHIPSAKIPCLADSHPQNLVLLTCDASGVLPPISKLTPEQVMYHFISGYTSKMAGTEQGVTEPEATFSSCFGQPFLALHPIRYATMLAKKMSEHRANAWLINTGWTGSSYVAGGKRCPLKYTRAILDAIHDGSLAKESYETLPTFNLHIPTKVNGVPKELLNPSKNWVEGEAKYNTAVNNLAKLFVENFKIYQDRATPEVLAAGPQV, encoded by the coding sequence ATGTCCCCTTCCAAGATGAATAGATCGGTAACTGATGTTTCCGAAGTTGAACAGAAAATTAGAGATGAATTGTCGTTGTCTAATGAAGTTATTACTATTAGACGTAATGCTCCTGCAGCAATTTTGTACGAGGATGCTTTGaacgagaagaagactACTATTGCATCCAGCGGTGCGCTTATTGCGTACTCTGGTGATAAAACTGGTCGTTCCCCTAAGGACAAACGTATtattgaggaagaaactTCTAAAGACAATATCTGGTGGGGTCCAGTTAATAAGCCATTGCCTGAAAAGACTTGGTCTATTAACAGAGAAAGAGCAGCCGATTATTTGAGAACCAGAACCCATTTGTACATTGTGGATGCATTTGCAGGTTGGGATCCTCGTTACAGAATTAAAGTTCGTGTGGTTTGTGCCAGAGCTTACCATGCGCTTTTCATGACAAATATGTTGATTAGACCTACCGATGAGGAATTGGCTCATTTTGGTGAACCTGATTTCACGGTTTGGAACGCTGGTCAGTTCCCTGCTAATTACCATACTCAAGGTATGTCTTCCAAGACCACTGTGgaaatcaatttcaaggCAATGGAAATGATCATTCTTGGTACTGAATATGCTGGtgagatgaagaaaggtATTTTCACCGTTATGTTCTATTTGATGCCAGTGCACCATAATGTTTTGACTTTGCATTCATCTGCAAACCAAGGTATTCAAAAGAACGATGTaactttgttctttggtCTAAGTGGTACTGGTAAGACTACTTTGTCTGCTGATCCACATCGTAAATTGattggtgatgatgaacacTGTTGGTCCGATCATGGTGTTTTCAACATCGAAGGTGGTTGTTACGCCAAATGTATTGGTTTAACCGCCGAAAAAGAACCAGAAATCTACAATGCTATCAAGTTCGGTTCTATCCTAGAGAATGTCGTCTACGATCCAAAGACTCGTGATGTGGATTACGAAGATTCTTCGATTACTGAGAACACAAGATGTGCTTACCCAATTGAACACATTCCAAGTGCCAAGATTCCATGTCTAGCAGATTCTCATCCACAAAATTTGGTTCTATTGACTTGTGATGCCTCTGGTGTGCTACCTCCAATCTCTAAGTTAACTCCAGAACAAGTCATGTACCATTTCATCTCTGGTTACACCTCGAAGATGGCAGGTACTGAACAAGGTGTCACTGAACCAGAAGCTACTTTCTCATCTTGTTTCGGTCAACCTTTCCTAGCGTTGCATCCAATTAGATACGCAACGATGttggcaaagaagatgtcTGAACATCGTGCTAATGCTTGGTTGATCAACACTGGTTGGACTGGTTCCTCTTACGTTGCAGGCGGTAAGCGTTGTCCTTTGAAATACACAAGAGCCATTTTAGATGCTATTCACGATGGTTCTCTAGCCAAGGAATCCTACGAGACTTTACCAACTTTCAACTTGCACATCCCAACAAAGGTTAATGGTGTTCCAAAGGAATTGTTGAATCCATCCAAGAACTGGGTTGAAGGTGAGGCCAAGTACAACACTGCTGTCAACAATCTGGCCAAAttgtttgttgaaaatttcaagatttaCCAGGACAGAGCTACTCCAGAAGTGTTAGCCGCTGGTCCTCAAGTATGA
- the TDEL0B02140 gene encoding PIN domain-containing protein (similar to Saccharomyces cerevisiae YIL151C and YKR096W; ancestral locus Anc_5.706) yields MIETFNHTSDRLTKNTDYIEQEKRPMCQPRHLNGPLDEIPASAGRQKRHSSNPYNSAESTGVKRRVANHDDGITQFLDNGAIPNTPCKEPVSSRRPSATRRTVNRTPRSTTSYVADASASPYCYSPNNSNLRIDHLSRMVNSSGVSIPNVCRDPSFLSKEAHIVSDGQDTGTISINSGEVNDQSQDNSANDEGRDDNNENDSIRNKNSNNDNDNNRENNKDNNGNVPSVVVPSKKSSQALVQKLQDIYKVIVKQEIELQERCSQLTNSQTTELKQLWVIYKVNSDLINNYVTFITTALLPPQSDQDLAIGQEIVEIYRIERRLWVYGTITFLDVLKNFSNFMDPEVCAQFITHVFISISNMLADIPSRYAIPWYQRLGDLSRMAIALYPSGFIDWKLSAEHWYMEAMKYIYGHGKLYYHMSTVQQNTLEAFVNLGKSVFCQDTFTPSQQYMQLVIDNIYQRAFVERNNGNHRNSQLIEYLKHSEVMLLPSFLESTDLQQVVLIYFRDKFGMDTNENNIFDTRQMFDQNPDQLKYFFRHAPAFAESHILQLVGFGDPKNPFALLFELPRCLKDRRDKKEKRKTKSSVTTETSSAMAIDEEEYIDSSFSLGAQVQQFFDNIDSLTSPYLFPPSLEVWNCSLKYLNITSLHCSMIVLKKFLEGPMVVALPHLLPWAYFIIAVVSKVQHITDGASREFWLELVNRIFPWNTIVNFLNVLIAYTLDNIHPSLPIDPLCEELSTMGLDQLVEHFNNNEDLPEVWKCWGLLWFDAICDKDKVQMDSYESAGIKDHMFLDLPIDGIGFDRDDESGIKFWKRACRVIFLFKRIAENFQTRLVVSSQAQVHCRRTDPMNHVLKSFCFKLRDTFYNSNSVLQNTIEVFEEGSDANKDMQMTPQLSVLENESIFGYVGYKRLLSDLSCYDRGGEFVSTSLYTSWGNETSKNEIPQSEPTQQQTANEADLFIEGINTSLTEFNIDFPECKMNGKDTFFVLDATSWLRHFAHVYKLASNQVLQFAICLTTFQELRFLRKSKDENVVEAATRAVITVRQLYTENRILPLRFTGNVATHIEEHLEFEEQITWRSHVDEFVFEAIKKAQARLSQENRDFHHVVLVTDDANMRRKAQQHAIHTLSTRFVFATCNAVGNRLKICTN; encoded by the coding sequence ATGATAGAGACTTTCAACCATACAAGCGACAGGCTGACAAAGAATACTGATTATATTGAGCAGGAGAAAAGACCGATGTGCCAGCCAAGGCATCTTAATGGTCCTCTTGATGAGATACCGGCTAGTGCAGGGCGTCAAAAGAGACATAGCTCTAATCCTTATAACTCCGCAGAGTCTACCGGTGTCAAGAGACGTGTGGCGAACCATGACGATGGAATAACACAGTTTCTAGATAACGGGGCAATTCCTAATACCCCGTGCAAAGAACCTGTTTCTTCCAGGAGGCCTAGCGCTACGAGAAGGACAGTTAATAGGACTCCTCGTTCGACCACGTCGTACGTAGCTGACGCATCTGCATCTCCTTACTGTTACTCGCCAAACAATTCGAACTTGCGTattgatcatctttcaagaatggtTAACAGCAGTGGGGTCAGCATTCCCAACGTTTGTCGGGATCCATCGTTCCTGAGCAAAGAGGCACATATTGTCAGTGATGGCCAGGATACAGGGACGATCTCAATTAATAGTGGTGAAGTCAATGATCAGAGCCAAGACAATTCTGCAAACGACGAAGGGCGTGACGACAATAACGAAAACGATAGCATCAGGAATAAAAACAGCAATAACGATAACGATAATAACAGAGAAAATAACAAGGATAACAATGGCAATGTGCCGTCAGTGGTTGTACCATCGAAAAAATCAAGCCAGGCACTTGTTcagaaattgcaagacATTTATAAGGTGATTGTTAAACAGGAAATTGAGTTACAGGAGCGTTGTTCTCAATTAACAAACTCTCAAACCACTGAATTAAAACAATTATGGGTCATTTACAAAGTGAACTCGGATCTTATCAACAATTATGTTACATTCATTACTACAGCCCTCTTACCACCACAGTCGGATCAAGATCTCGCCATTGGACAGGAGATCGTAGAGATATAtcgaattgaaagaagacTTTGGGTATATGGTACAATTACTTTTCTTGatgttttgaaaaatttctccaatttcATGGACCCTGAAGTCTGTGCCCAATTCATTACTCACGTATTCATCTCGATCTCAAATATGTTGGCCGACATACCTTCAAGATATGCGATCCCTTGGTACCAAAGGTTGGGTGACCTATCAAGAATGGCAATAGCTCTTTATCCCTCCGGTTTCATCGATTGGAAACTGAGTGCAGAGCATTGGTACATGGAGGCGATGAAGTATATTTATGGTCATGGTAAACTGTACTATCACATGTCTACAGTTCAACAAAATACTTTAGAAGCATTTGTGAATTTGGGTAAGAGCGTTTTCTGCCAAGATACTTTTACCCCTTCACAACAATACATGCAACTGGTTATTGATAACATTTATCAGCGTGCATTCGTGGAACGGAATAATGGTAATCATAGAAACTCTCAGTTAATCGAATATCTCAAACACAGCGAAGTTATGTTATTACCGAGCTTCCTCGAAAGCACTGATCTACAACAAGTGGTACTAATATATTTCAGGGACAAGTTTGGAATGGATACAAATGAAAATAACATCTTCGACACAAGACAAATGTTTGATCAGAATCCCGATCAATTGAAGTATTTCTTCCGTCATGCTCCTGCATTCGCAGAATCCCatattttgcaattggtCGGTTTCGGTGACCCAAAGAATCCTTTTGCGCTACTTTTCGAATTACCCAGGTGTTTGAAAGATAGGAGGGATAAGAAGGAAAAAAGAAAGACAAAGTCTTCTGTAACTACCGAGACTTCCAGCGCCATGgccatcgatgaagaagaatacattgattcttctttttctctaGGTGCTCAGGTACAGCAATTTTTCGATAACATCGACTCGCTAACATCACCGTACCTTTTCCCTCCGTCGTTGGAGGTGTGGAACTGCTCGCTTAAATATCTCAACATCACGAGTCTACACTGCAGCATGATTgttctgaagaaatttctcGAAGGCCCCATGGTTGTTGCGTTACCTCATCTGTTACCTTGGGCttatttcatcattgctGTAGTGAGTAAAGTTCAGCACATAACTGATGGTGCAAGTCGTGAATTTTGGTTGGAACTAGTGAACCGCATCTTTCCTTGGAACACTATagtgaattttttgaacGTCTTAATCGCATATACGCTCGACAACATTCATCCATCATTGCCAATCGATCCACTCTGTGAGGAATTATCTACTATGGGCCTTGACCAACTGGTCGAACATTTTAACAATAATGAAGACCTTCCGGAAGTTTGGAAATGTTGGGGACTACTATGGTTTGATGCAATATGTGACAAGGATAAGGTACAAATGGATAGTTATGAAAGCGCTGGAATCAAGGATCATATGTTCTTGGATTtaccaattgatggaatcGGTTTCGATCGTGATGATGAGAGTGGCATAAAATTCTGGAAAAGAGCTTGTCGTgtcattttcctctttaaACGTATTGCTGAAAATTTCCAAACCAGGTTAGTCGTGAGTTCTCAGGCGCAAGTACATTGCCGTAGGACTGATCCAATGAATCACGTATTGAAATCCTTCTGTTTCAAATTGCGCGACACCTTTTACAATTCGAACTCAGTTTTACAAAACACTATTGAAGTATTCGAGGAAGGAAGCGATGCTAACAAAGACATGCAAATGACCCCTCAGCTAAGCGTCTTGGAGAACGAAAGCATTTTCGGCTACGTTGGTTACAAGAGACTCTTATCTGATCTTTCATGTTACGACAGAGGCGGGGAGTTTGTCAGCACATCGCTATACACTTCGTGGGGTAATGAAACTTCGAAGAACGAGATTCCTCAATCCGAACCCACGCAGCAGCAAACGGCGAACGAGGCcgatcttttcatcgaagGCATAAATACTTCCTTAACCGAGTTCAACATTGATTTCCCCGAGTGTAAGATGAACGGTAAGGACACCTTTTTTGTCCTGGACGCTACATCGTGGCTACGACATTTTGCACACGTTTACAAGTTGGCATCAAATCAAGTCTTGCAATTTGCCATCTGTTTAACGACATTCCAAGAGTTGAGATTTTTACGCAAGTCCAAGGACGAAAACGTTGTCGAAGCCGCCACTAGAGCTGTCATTACAGTAAGACAGTTATACACAGAGAATAGAATCCTGCCATTGAGGTTCACTGGTAACGTTGCGACTCACATTGAAGAGCACCtagaatttgaagaacaaatcaCGTGGCGGTCGCATGTGGATGAATTTGTTTTCGAAGCCATCAAAAAGGCCCAAGCCAGGCTGAGTCAGGAGAATCGTGATTTTCACCACGTCGTTCTGGTAACCGACGACGCCAATATGCGCCGCAAGGCGCAACAGCATGCGATACATACTTTGAGTACCCGATTCGTGTTTGCTACTTGCAACGCAGTTGGGAATAGACTGAAGATTTGTACCAATTAA
- the VPR1 gene encoding Vpr1p (similar to Saccharomyces cerevisiae YIL152W; ancestral locus Anc_5.707), which yields MPRRLNQTHPPYFGIDPIMGKRCNVLPDRSSRMPIGKLGSVVTKKRALRPTDVNVSAVFNRSSTCKIPDTGLMKATALGGVLEEATTSRVARGRRVKPHLRRSRDQGLETSRDKSLSTAVSVALSHLNTRIQVLSGELDQLMAFERLVLLSQHELLVVTQRKIFVLHSVIPLTREGVSRFGALKLAVNSQCYYVLYNDVVWFMRWKFF from the coding sequence ATGcctcggcggctaaatcAGACACACCCTCCTTACTTTGGGATAGACCCTATTATGGGAAAACGTTGTAATGTGTTGCCTGATAGGTCTAGTCGTATGCCGATTGGGAAGCTAGGAAGTGTTGttacaaagaaaagagCTCTCCGCCCGACAGATGTGAATGTTTCGGCAGTTTTTAACCGTTCTAGTACATGTAAGATACCAGATACTGGTCTGATGAAAGCTACTGCTCTGGGAGGAGTGTTGGAAGAGGCTACAACTTCACGCGTTGCAAGGGGCAGACGCGTAAAACCGCACCTTAGGAGGTCACGTGATCAGGGTCTGGAAACGTCACGTGACAAATCTTTGAGCACGGCTGTATCAGTTGCACTATCTCACTTAAACACAAGGATTCAAGTACTCAGTGGTGAATTGGATCAGCTCATGGCTTTTGAAAGACTCGTTTTACTCTCACAACACGAATTGCTAGTGGTCACACAACGAAAAATTTTCGTCTTACACAGTGTGATTCCCTTGACTCGTGAGGGTGTTTCTCGATTTGGTGCTCTGAAATTGGCTGTCAATTCTCAATGCTATTATGTACTGTACAATGACGTAGTGTGGTTTATGCGATGGAAATTCTTTTAA
- the GUT2 gene encoding glycerol-3-phosphate dehydrogenase (similar to Saccharomyces cerevisiae GUT2 (YIL155C); ancestral locus Anc_5.711) → MFARAGRSLWPRAVALTAAATVAGMGAVKYNDSVEQRRIANDVALQSAVDTPNVKLPSREDLLSKLSKTDQFDVLVIGGGATGTGCAVDAATRGLNVALVEMHDFASGTSSKSTKMAHGGVRYLEKAVFQLSKAQLDLVIEALNERGHMLNTAPHLCKILPIMIPVYTYWQIPYFYVGCKMYDLFAGSQNLKNSYLLTKRQAADIAPMLDPTTLKAGLVYHDGSFNDSRMNTALAVTAIENGATVLNYMEVKQLIKDKETGKVQGALVTNRETGEQFTVKAKVTVNATGPYSDKLLQMDENKDGKPDPTKPLPNATISTKVAVENPKMVVPSAGVHIILPSFYCPREMGLLDVKTSDGRVMFFLPWQGKVLAGTTDIPMKQVPQTPTAAESDIQDILQELQHYIKFPVKREDVLSAWAGIRPLVIDPRKSQGNTGGSTQGLVRSHLCFTTDNGMVTIAGGKWTTYREMAEETINEVVKVGKFNVKPCITRKLKLSGAENWNPNLAALLAQKYHLSGAMSNHLSENYGTRAPLICEMFQEDERNQLPVTFGGRENVTVYGNVNFDSFRYPFTIGELNYSVDYEYTRTALDFLMRRTRFAFLDARQALDAVEGTVTVMGDKLNWDSTRRKHEIEKSKEFIRTFGV, encoded by the coding sequence ATGTTTGCTCGTGCTGGGAGGTCCCTATGGCCCAGAGCGGTCGCTTTGACGGCAGCCGCAACGGTTGCCGGAATGGGTGCTGTGAAATATAATGATAGTGTTGAACAGAGGCGAATTGCCAATGATGTGGCCTTGCAGTCTGCTGTGGATACACCGAATGTTAAATTACCTTCAAGGGAAGATCTGTTGTCGAAATTGTCCAAGACAGATCAGTTCGATGTGCTTGTGATAGGGGGTGGAGCTACCGGTACTGGATGTGCTGTGGATGCGGCTACTCGTGGTTTGAATGTTGCATTGGTTGAAATGCACGATTTTGCATCTGGTACGTCTTCAAAGTCTACTAAGATGGCTCACGGTGGTGTCAGATACTTGGAAAAAGCAGTCTTCCAATTATCAAAGGCCCAGCTGGACCTTGTCATTGAAGCTCTGAATGAGAGAGGCCATATGTTGAATACTGCCCCTCATCTTTGTAAGATTCTTCCCATTATGATTCCTGTTTACACCTATTGGCAAATTCCTTACTTCTATGTGGGGTGTAAGATGTATGACTTGTTTGCTGGTTCgcagaatttgaaaaactcttACCTGTTGACTAAGAGACAGGCCGCTGATATTGCTCCAATGTTGGACCCTACTACTTTGAAGGCAGGTCTAGTGTATCATGATGGTTCTTTCAACGATTCGCGTATGAACACAGCTTTGGCTGTTACAGCTATTGAAAATGGGGCTACTGTGCTCAACTACATGGAGGTGAAGCAATTGATTAAGGATAAAGAGACTGGTAAAGTTCAAGGTGCATTGGTCACGAACCGTGAGACTGGTGAACAGTTCACTGTTAAGGCAAAGGTTACAGTGAACGCTACAGGTCCATACAGTGATAAATTGTTGCAAATGGATGAAAACAAAGATGGTAAACCCGATCCTACAAAACCTCTTCCAAATGCAACTATTTCCACAAAAGTGGCAGTAGAGAACCCAAAGATGGTTGTGCCATCAGCTGGTGTTCACATCATCTTGCCCTCTTTCTACTGTCCCAGAGAAATGGGTTTGCTTGATGTCAAAACTTCTGACGGTAGAGtcatgttcttcttgccaTGGCAAGGTAAAGTGCTTGCAGGTACCACCGATATTCCTATGAAACAAGTCCCACAAACCCCTACTGCTGCTGAATCCGATATTCAGGATATCTTGCAAGAATTGCAACACTACATAAAGTTCCCCGTCAAGAGGGAAGACGTCCTGAGCGCTTGGGCTGGTATCAGGCCATTGGTCATCGATCCAAGAAAGAGCCAAGGTAATACTGGTGGTTCCACCCAAGGTTTAGTCAGGTCCCATCTCTGCTTCACCACTGATAACGGTATGGTGACGATTGCAGGTGGTAAATGGACTACTTACAGAGAAATGGCCGAAGAGACGATCAACGAAGTCGTAAAAGTGGGTAAATTCAACGTTAAGCCATGTATCACTCgtaaattgaaattgagtGGTGCAGAGAACTGGAATCCAAATTTAGCTGCTCTATTGGCTCAAAAGTATCATCTATCGGGAGCCATGTCTAACCATCTATCGGAAAATTATGGTACTAGGGCACCATTGATCTGTGAAATGTTCCAGGAAGACGAAAGAAATCAACTGCCAGTGACTTTCGGTGGTAGAGAAAACGTTACGGTTTATGGAAACGTTAACTTCGACTCGTTCCGTTACCCTTTCACCATTGGTGAACTAAATTACTCTGTCGATTACGAATACACAAGAACAGCCTTGGATTTCCTAATGAGAAGAACTAGATTTGCCTTCTTGGATGCCAGACAAGCACTGGATGCCGTCGAAGGTACTGTCACAGTAATGGGGGACAAACTCAATTGGGATTCCACTAGAAGGAAGCACGAGATTGAGAAATCCAAAGAGTTTATTAGAACCTTCGGTGTTTAG
- the RRD1 gene encoding peptidylprolyl isomerase RRD1 (similar to Saccharomyces cerevisiae RRD1 (YIL153W); ancestral locus Anc_5.709) encodes MISEPRIDISQTKFESPVKCIFDSQGASDFQQSVAIDRLKYHLEKYARMIHGQPIVHEPSGIEVVNRVVSLLSRLSELVDETPPFSGPRRYGNLACRDWHDKLDANLTELLQQVLPQDYHKCIPELSYYLGNSFGSSTRLDYGTGHELSFLAVLGALDMLGLWTSEFSGKDVLLLFDTYYKLVRKLILTYTLEPAGSHGVWGLDDHFHIIYILGSSQWSSDPAVPMTPRDVKNKVLVQDYADTNLYCQAIDFIFHVKSGPFSEHSSMLYDIASTVQTWSKVQSGLLKMYYVEVLKKFPVVQHFWFGPGFYPWISDRNGQKLPIYENAESEKKQPPSMTTMAPSNTTMYHLTTRPIPHGKLSQVHKLPTRGTMQPPTSLPRTFNRSAKKE; translated from the coding sequence ATGATAAGCGAACCACGCATCGATATCAGCCAAACAAAGTTCGAGTCACCGGTGAAATGTATCTTTGATAGTCAAGGTGCATCAGATTTCCAACAATCGGTAGCTATCGATAGGTTAAAGTATcatttggagaaatatGCTCGGATGATTCATGGACAACCCATAGTGCACGAACCTTCCGGGATAGAGGTGGTAAACCGTGTAGTGTCATTACTTTCGAGGCTTTCTGAGCTAGTGGATGAGACTCCCCCTTTTTCCGGACCTCGAAGGTATGGGAACTTGGCCTGTAGGGATTGGCATGATAAACTGGATGCTAATCTGACAGAGTTGTTGCAGCAAGTGCTACCACAAGATTACCACAAATGCATTCCTGAGCTGAGCTACTACCTGGGGAACAGTTTTGGGTCTTCAACGAGGCTCGATTACGGGACTGGTCATGAACTCTCTTTTTTGGCAGTATTGGGGGCCCTAGACATGTTGGGACTATGGACAAGCGAGTTTAGTGGGAAGGATGTTCTATTGCTATTTGACACATACTACAAGCTCGTAAGAAAATTGATTCTCACCTATACTTTAGAGCCAGCAGGGTCCCATGGCGTATGGGGGCTCGATGATCACTTCCACATCATTTACATCTTGGGAAGCTCTCAATGGAGTAGCGATCCAGCGGTTCCAATGACCCCACGAGACGTCAAGAATAAGGTACTGGTTCAAGACTACGCGGATACAAACTTATACTGTCAGGCTATCGATTTCATATTTCATGTCAAGTCAGGACCCTTCTCCGAGCACTCTTCGATGCTCTACGATATCGCATCGACTGTACAGACATGGTCCAAAGTGCAATCTGGGCTGTTGAAAATGTATTACGTTGAAGtactgaaaaaattccCAGTAGTGCAACATTTCTGGTTTGGTCCAGGGTTTTATCCATGGATCAGCGATAGAAATGGTCAAAAATTACCAATTTATGAGAATGCAGAAAGTGAGAAGAAACAGCCACCATCTATGACAACAATGGCCCCATCAAACACGACAATGTACCATTTAACCACGCGACCAATTCCTCATGGTAAATTGTCACAAGTTCACAAGCTTCCAACTCGTGGTACTATGCAACCGCCAACCTCTTTACCACGAACTTTCAATAGGAGCgcgaagaaagaataa
- the IMP21 gene encoding Imp21p (similar to Saccharomyces cerevisiae IMP2' (YIL154C); ancestral locus Anc_5.710): MNKPGYRGILLTGTDGSQSPLNVNDNEPAGGVQFDSEQLERGRSRTKIRNNGSSQLSASSSRSRSRASSRIRDEEFLKWTVLRRDPSMRLQLNQKDDKKSRDEQSDDEDSEELDLEDDVSDEEQVTDVDNDFDIDEEFHYDLGMKVLPNFVQSLNDVLDSSKQWIREFRANTQEPEIPLATLAGGYKRAMLPLSKGKGSTTDRSYILCSDLTSESQYALTYVMGALVSNGDTLYVVHWDNQSSSDADAKLQKNILTIRENVEHMFDSIGAVIEDFDVVVLSLQHPFPKQLLTEMIHGLQPVALCCSLSMILSTLQNYVCSVPTLVIRKKLKRAKKKGISE; the protein is encoded by the coding sequence ATGAATAAACCTGGCTACAGAGGTATTCTACTCACGGGAACCGATGGTTCCCAATCACCATTGAACGTCAACGATAATGAGCCTGCTGGAGGAGTTCAGTTCGACTCTGAACAGTTGGAAAGGGGCCGGTCCCGTACTAAGATCAGAAACAACGGTAGTTCGCAACTATCAGCAAGTAGTTCAAGATCCAGGAGTCGCGCGTCAAGTCGTATTCGAGATGAggaattcttgaaatggaCTGTGCTGAGACGAGATCCTTCGATGAGACTCCAGTTGAACCAGAAAGACGACAAGAAGAGCAGAGATGAACAAAGTGATGACGAGGACAGTGAAGAACTTGATTTGGAGGATGATGTGTCAGATGAGGAGCAAGTGACAGATGTCGATAACGATTTcgatattgatgaagagttcCATTACGACCTTGGGATGAAAGTTTTGCCCAATTTCGTACAAAGTCTAAACGACGTACTGGACTCTAGCAAGCAATGGATTCGTGAATTTCGTGCTAACACTCAAGAACCAGAAATTCCACTCGCAACATTGGCTGGTGGCTACAAGCGTGCCATGTTGCCCCTCTCCAAGGGCAAAGGTTCCACGACCGACAGATCTTACATCCTATGCTCGGATCTGACCAGTGAATCCCAATACGCCCTCACCTACGTCATGGGGGCTCTAGTCTCGAACGGTGATACGCTCTACGTGGTTCATTGGGACAATCAATCGTCCAGCGACGCAGATGCCAAGCTACAAAAAAACATCCTCACGATTCGCGAGAACGTCGAACACATGTTCGATAGCATCGGTGCAGTGATCGAAGATTTCGATGTCGTTGTGTTGTCACTACAGCACCCTTTTCCAAAACAATTACTCACAGAAATGATTCACGGCCTTCAGCCGGTTGCCCTGTGCTGTTCGCTATCGATGATCCTTTCTACACTACAAAACTACGTCTGCTCCGTCCCAACCTTGGTCATACGGAAGAAACTCAAGAgagccaagaagaaaggaaTCAGTGAATGA